The Oncorhynchus nerka isolate Pitt River linkage group LG13, Oner_Uvic_2.0, whole genome shotgun sequence sequence AAGATTGTTATGGTGTGCAGGTTGGATGGACAGGACTGACCCAGTATGacggaggaaaggggagaggttGGACcactgggacagacagagggacagacggacagagctACAGGTACCAACCCAGGGGGAGAGcagcgggaggaggaggaggggcagaagAGGGCTCCATGGTTAGCGTGGAGGTGACATTAAATATTCTTCCGTCTGTCCCCTGACCCTCTGGCTCTGACAGGTCCCAAGCacaggatggagggaaggaatgaAGCAAGAGACGGAGGCGAGGAATGGCATGAAAACAAAGATGACATATGCAGAGGTGAAAACAACACCGCAAGTATGAATGAAAACACCAATGATGCCAGGTTTTACAGATACTTGAATGAAAACACTTCGGATGAAAGGTAACATACGTGATGAGAATGATCTAAACAACGCAGATAGACAGAAATAACCCATGATAGAAACTATCACAAGTACAGATCTCAAGCCCCATTATCAATAGATATTCATCGATGAAACACCAAGAGAGGGGAAAGTGGAAGCGGAAGAGGTTGTCCAGAGGCGACCATGCAACCTTTCCTAAACTTACCAACACGTAAAGTACCTTTGGGTTTGGGTGGGACGGGACCTAGGAATCCAATGTTGTCATAGAAGTTATGAATTGCACTGGGATTAAAGTGGGGTCCTGCGACAAACAGGGCAGAGACATCATAAGCAAAACTGAAAGCATCAGTACGCATAGCATACAAACAtatagttgaagttggaagtttacatacaccttagccaaatacatcacaattcctgacatttaatcctggtaaaaattccctgttttaggtcagttaggatcatcacttcattttaagaatgtcagaataatagtcgagagaatgatttatttcagcttttatttattttatcacagaagtttacatacactcaattagtatttggtagcattgcctttaaattgttgaacctgggtcaaatgtttcaggtagccttccacaagcttaagttgggtgaattttgtcccattcctcctgacagagctggtgtaactgagtcaggttagtaGGCCTCCTTATTCGCactcgctttttcagttctgcccacacattttctatgggaagAGGTCAGGACTTTttgatggcaactccaataccttgactttgttgtccttaagccattttgccacaactttggaagtatgcttggggtcattgtccatttggaaggcccatttgcgaataagctttaacttcctgactgatgtcttgagatgttgcttcaatatatcaacataattttcctttatcgtgatgctatctattttgtgaagtgcaccagaccctcctgcagcaaagcacccccacaacatgatgctgccacccctgtgcttcacggttgggatggtgttcttcagtttgcaagcctcaccctttttcctccaaacataacgatggtcattatggccaaacagttctatttttgtttcatcagaccataagacatttctccaaaaagtatggtctttgtccccatgtgcagttgcaaaccgtagtctggctttttaatggcggttttggagcagtggcttcttccttgctgagcggcctttcaggttatgtcgatataggactcgattAACTCTGGaatacttttgtaccagtttcctccagcatcttcacaaggtcctttgctgttgttctgggattgatttgcattttttgcaccaaagtacattcagcTCTAGTAGACAGAacaagtctccttcctgagtggtatgacggctgcgtggtcccatggtgttaatacttgcgtactattgatgaacagatgaacgtggtaccttcaggcatttggaaattgctcccaaggatgaaccagacttgtggtggtctacaatagtttttctgaggtcttggctgatttcttttgatttgcccatgatgtcaagcaaagaggcactgtgtttgaaggtaggccttgaaatacatccacaggtacacctccaattgactcaaattacgtcaattagcctatcagacgcttctaaagccatgacatcctttctggaattttccaagctttttaaaggcacagtcatcttagtgtatgtaaacttctgacccactggaattgtgatacagtgaattataagtgaaataatctgtctgtaaagaattgtttgaaaaatgacgtgtgtcatgcacaaagtagatgtcctaaccaacttgccaaaactatagtttgttaacaagaaatgtgtggagtggttgaaaaacgtgttttaatgactccaacctaagtgtatctaaacctctgacttcaactgtacatgcaacAATCACACATATAGCAGCAACTGTGTAGGAGTCACAGACCAATAAAGCAAGAGACTGCAGTctaacacacaaagacaaataaAAAACTCAGAAAACAAAGCCATGACTCTTCACTCTTCACAAATCCATCTATTGAATAGAAGCCACCTTCAATTCTGAGCCACCTTAAATTCTCCATTCACCTGTGTGACTGTGCTAGCTGGTGTATTACTCCTGTCGGCCGTGGAGAATGGCCAGGTGGGCTATAAATCCCTTGTTACCAACCAGCAACAGGATGCAATTCAGGAAACAACTGGTAGTTAACATTACAATGGCAGCACCTTGACTGCGTGTGCCGAGGGGATGTGACCAGACCAGGCCTGGCAGAGGCAGACAGACCTACTACTGTACAGCTGAACACAGGTCATGCTTCCCCGCTCTGCTTCGCTCTGTTGTAGTCCACATTAGTTTCCCCTCTCTAGAGAGCTACCCATTATAACATACAGAAATATGACTAAACAATGAAATGTGACGACCCGGGCTATACGAAGGAGCCGATCTTAAAGCAACAAAGACAGCACGTTAAAACACCATGAACACACTGGACGTACAGCACATGcatgcacaccacacacagagagctgGTGTCACGTTCATCCCAACACCGGCAAGCACGCTGACAAAGCGCACCCCACGAAACCAAGCTGAGCTGCCTACCTCTTGTTTGAAGATCGATTTCTTTGGTTAAAAGGTCGATGTCAATCTGCAGTATCCTGTTTTTGCATCGTAACTGCTGCATTTCCTCAATCTGATAAGAGAGAAGGAAACAGGGTCATATAAACCGCCATTTACAGGCAGGCAGCAGCATGGTATGCTGATGAGGCAcagtggaggagtagagagactGAGAGCCTCGGCACATGCTGTTCGGTACAGACTCACAACACAAGCCTGTAATAAGTCAACGGAGGTGCACGGAGCCAAGTGGGCTAACAGTGTCAGGAAGAGAGTTATCTCCAGGTCTCCCTGGCCTAGTGAATACACAGAAAACACAAGAGCTACTGAGTTCAACTCCAGGCTTTAAAATTGAACCTTCCACGTCCTCTTTTCGCGGCCCTGACTAACACACAGTGATCGTTGACTCCAGAAAAATGCTGATTCAACAGAAAACTCAGAGCACCACTTGATTTGCGGTCTGATATAGTTCAATAAACCCACAGCTGCACGCTTAACGTAAACCTGACATTGGGTGAAAAAATTCAAAGGGAGGGTGTGTGTTTTTTGAATTGCCCCAAAGAATCATGGtttccgtagaaaatacattaaaaaTACACCACGCGACTCAGGAGCGTATTGTCGAGTCAAATTGCCGAAGAGCTCTACTAAGACAGTTGAATACAGCTGCTGCACAAGGAAAGGAACATTGATGTTCTCGTCGCTGTAGTATCTCTCTGCGGgagagtagtgtgtgtagtgggaGAGCAGTGTCTGTGCGGACTTACCGAGGGGATTTGGGACTGGGAGTTGGATCGTTCTAGCCGTCTCCTAGTCAGGTCGTTCTCCATCTCGTTGACCTCCTCTTTTAGCTTCTCCAGCGTCCTCTTTTTTAACTCCAGCTCATGCCACAGCCGGTCCATACGGGCCTTCTGGTGAACCAACAGGGCTACAAGATACATAGTACACATTAACCCTGTGACATGGGGACAGACTGATGGCTTATCTCTGACTGCTGAAGTACATGCTTACAGCACAGGCTTATGGTGTGTTTGAAGAACCGCAAAAGCTAGATACATTTCCCTTTTGGAAATAACGCTACGTGCAGTGAGGCTGAGTAAGAATCATACAGTAGCATAATCGTTCTTCATTTCATGGCCTATTTTAGAAAGGGCTTCTGGGGGGAGTGAACAATGATCCCGGGGAAAAACTTGCACAAAACACATCCTAAGAAGTGTTACATTGTCTTATAATGCATTCATAACATGCTATATGCTATGAGGAAATTAGCCATCCCTGCTTTAATTCATTCATTCCCTACACAGAAAGACCAAAGTAAACAACAAAcataatacccccccccccaccactcagAAGTAGGCTTTGTGTTTTTCCAGACAGACGAGGAATGCATGTAGAGGGCTGCAGTGGAAGATAAGGGGCAGAAGGCACAGCCTCAGggccggggagagagagaggagaagcccCACAGTAGTCGCAGCAGCAATAAGCGTCTAGCAAAGGCCACAGGCACCGACTCGCACGTAATCCAGTCAAAGTCCAAAAAAGGAAACGCTGCGCTCCAACACATTTGACTCACACCGCCGCAGTCCAAGGGCTGTCAGCGCAAACCCAGCATTATAGCAGCCGACTCATGCTCCAATCACACCCCTCCCCTATGCGAGTCACCTTCAACAATTCATCTGCTCCCTCAAATCAGGCTGAGATGAAGCAGGGTTTTAAGGCCAAGAGGTTTTTAATGAGACAAACGTTGACGCAATTtggctttaaaaaaaatgcaTTAGTGTCAATATTACGGAAATCAAAGTTAAAAGCAGGCATAAACGATACGCAATAGTCAAATGACTTTCTTGGCAGAATGCAGTGGAAAAGGCATTTCCTACTGGTGGACAAAAATGCATTCTATTCCTTACTGTCATGGGGGAAAGTTATTCTCAAAAGTGATGTTATGTCTCTTTGGCCACTTCACTTTTGTTGCACATGTGACTGAGGGATACCATAGTTCAACTTAAACAATTGCACAACTAACTGTATCCGGATGTGTGTTTGTGGGCGAGTGTCTATACTTCCTAGTGACAGACCGTGACTGTCGACAAAGCAAAGCAGCTAACGGCTGAGATTTCAGTAAGCCTGATCCTGTCTTACCTTGTGTGTATGCAGCGTCGTCTGAACCCATGCTGAGTCTGCGTGGCTCGCTGGGCCTCTCCCTGTATGCAGACAGAGGGTCTGAGAGATGATGGGGCTCTGGCTCTACAAAATGGTGGTCTGACGGGAGGCTGAGGAGGTTGGTGGCCTCAAAGGTAGGGGAAACGACGCCAGGGGACACTGCTGGGGGCTTGTTGGGGGACACTGTGATTTTGAAAGTGTACTTGGTGTTGGGCTGGGTGACCACCACCCTGGGCGAGGTGGCCGTGCCTGCCCCTCCCATAGACGCGCGGGACTTGGGTGGGTGGTGGTGGATGTAGGCGGGGCCCATGCTCACCTGGCCCCCCATATTCCGGGCTCCCTGCGAACCATGCGGAGGAGGTTGAGCAGAGATGTAGACGGTTGGAGGATTTCTGCCTCCACCGTCATCGTTATTAGCAGTAATGTAAAACTTGGGCTGGGAGCGAGAGCCGGTTGGGACCATGACGGCCTCGTCAGAAGGGGTGGTAGTAGCAGCGGTGGGCGGGCTGGCAGAGATGTAAACAGTGGGCTGGCTGCGGCTTAGGCCCGGGCCTCCGATGGACAGGGGGGTAGTGGTGGTGCCAGGGGCTGCCCcgacagaggaggaggatgacgggcaggaggaggaggtggaggagttggaGCGGGGGCTGCTGCTGGTGCGCAGTGTGGTCGTGGTGGAGTTGCTCCTCTGAGGAGATTCAAGTTTGATCTCTATCTGGTTCTTGCGCGGTCCGGTGGAGATGTTCTGGATGTTGTACTGGCTGAAGGAGGACATGCCAGAGGGCATGACCGAGGACGAGGCACCAGAGGAGGAGGCCTGACCTCCAGAGGGGGCCTGGAGGATAGAGGGGGCCTGTGGGTTGGTAGGGGAGCTGATGGGCATGTAGACATGGGAGGTCTGGTGGCCCTGTGACTGGTGCTGTGAGGTATGTGAGGAGCCGTGCTGGTGCTGCTGGCAGGAAGGGCCTGTCCGGGAGCCAGGCAGTGAGGTGGGATGGGAGATCTGATAGATCTGCTGCTGGGGCTGGGAGGTGGGGCTGTACTGGGCCCTGCCAGCCTGCTGCTGCTGGCTTTGCCGGGTCGTACCGCCGGGCTGGGTCACATAAGGCCTGATGTAGATAGAGTTACCCTGTGGACTGCTCAGTCCGGACTGTGTATGGGGCCCGCCGTGTATGTGCAAAGAGGTGGGGGTGTTGCGTCCCGTCTGGATGTTGGGGGCCAGGGTGACGGTGATGGGGTTGAAGCGGGGCGTCTGCTGGCCATGATGGCCCATGGACTGCCCTTTGCCCCCCAGCTGGTAGAGTCCCAGGTGCTGGGGCGGCTGGGGCTTGCGTTTAGGCTCCATCACGGCAAACACATTGAGGTTGGAGGGTGCCTGCACAGGGGCTGACTGGGGCTCCTGCTGGAAGAAGTCACTGTTGGGGGTCTGTCCTGTCTGGAGGGGCCCGTCACTCAGGCTGTGGGACAGAGTCCTGCTGCCGTTCATCCTCAGGCCGTCCCGTCCCGGGGCCGCATGCACATTTTGAAACTGAGACTGCAGGCCCAGGTTCAGCTGGGTCATGTGATTGCGGAGCCTGATGAAGCTGGGGTCGTCGTTGTTGCTGAGGTTGCCTCCTTCGCTGTACAAGTACCCCGGGCTCACCTGAGACAGGTACTCACAACAGGCGTCCAAATTGTTGTCGTTCTGAGGAAAAGAGAAGCTTCAAAATCAGTCATTTGTGATATATCAGTTAAATATATTTTGGTGGGTAAAACCTATGGATTGGAAAGGAGGATACCCCAGACTCACCTGCAGAACACACTGGGAAACAACACCCTCTGGAACTTCAGGGAACTTCTGGCGCAGGTCGTGCAAAACCCGGATGTCAATCTGGTGGCTTCCCTGGGCCATTCGTGTACTGCCAGGTCAGGACTGCTCTGCTCGCTCCGTTCAGCACACTGACGACGCCTCAGTGGTGGCAGCACCTCAGCCACAACTTGAGCATCTTCTGGAAAACAGACGCTTCGGTTAGTCGCCCCCAGTTGTAACTGAACAGACACACATGTAGCAGTTTCTGGGTTTCCCTACTATTCTCATACACACCCTCTCTTGGTCTACACAGAGTAAAGAGACCGTGTGTACTGTACCGGTACCAGACTGTGTTTTGAAAGTATGTTAATGACAAGGTAGGCCTATGCGTGACGCAGTgatagggaaggagggagcaCACAGCAGCCTATTCAAACTTCATACTGGTGAAAAAACACCAGTCAGACATTTTGAGGTCGCCTGTTTCGTCACGGTGGGGGGAGCTCTCAAAACAATATTTCAGAAATCCTTTTTAAAATAGGAAAGGCTTTCATTTTCACAGCCCTTCCCCTCCCCAAAATCATCTTAATAAAAGAGTAGGAAACCACCTCGGACTATTGAGGAAGCGAAAGCCTTTCCAACCGATCTTAACGTCAACATTGTCTTATTAAGGACAGAGCAGACCCAAACAGTAGCTCCCAGAACTGTAGCAATCTGCACACGATCGTCAGTTAAGTCAATGCTACAGAGGAGCTTTGAGGCAAGCAAAAAACCACCGCTTTACCTCCGACAGACCAGCGTCATTCACACTGAGCGACAGGGCCACACGGTGTGGATGATGCTGACCTTCTCAAGAGCACGGAATTGAGGGTCTTTTGACCCTGGTGAATATTTAGCCTAGATATACAGAGTCGTGGAGAATAGTGGATGTTCACGAGAATAGCACAGCGTAGCTTGGTTAATGTCTTTCGCACATGCCTACACTCTGGAGCTATTTCTAACCGCACTCAATCAAAACGTCCTCGAGCGGGAGGCTCAGAATTTGCCAATTCAAAACATTGCGCTGTAGGCCCCGAAAAAACCTGCAGAGATGAATCCAGTGTGGGTGGAGGATGAGCATTCTGGATTCTCTCAAAGTTATAGGTCCCTTGATGGTAATCCAATCCATCAGATTGGACGTCGGGCCAAATTAAATCCAGAAGCGACTTTAAAAATATTAAACACAAAGTATGACCGTCTGATAAGAGGAGTGAGACATTGCAGCTTTGAGGCACATTACTCCTGTTGTGCCAAGGAAATGACATAGCAAGTAGCAGTGCTAACTTATCTGAGCTGGGAGCATGTGTAATGTCATAACTGAGGAGATGTCAATCTGGATGACAAAACATCCCACCAGAACTGATGATAACAGTGGGAGGAGTCACAGGGCTACTGTCAGAAGAGGGAGCCAGCAGCAACAGGGCTCTGGAACAGCCTGAGACTGACTCAAACGAGACCGGCTGGGATAACATCTGAAAACTGGCAGGATATTGACTTGGATGATACAATGAAACAACTAGCCCGATCGTGACACACTATTGCAATGTGTCCTCACATGAGAAAAACGTGTAAATCATGTTTCAGAGAGTGAGACACAGAACAACAAAGGCTgggtacatcattttctttcagCCCAGGCACTCAAACTGTCAGTCAATGCCTTCTTTTGCCCTTTGCAATACAAGGAAATGGAAGGTTTTGCAATCACACCAACCAGACTGAAGAATTCATTTCACTGCATAAAAAGATGAGCAAAGGAGTAAGCAGGAAGGAGAGGCTCTCTCTGCAAATACAAACTAGAGGAATATAAGTTTGCCATATCACAGATGACATGTTTGGAGAAAACGTAACCGCCTCCAGCTAATAAGGTCTATGGAAAACAAGGCTTTGATGTTTCAATCACCGAGCCAAAGCTGGGGCTCCTCAACACTACTAACACAAATCTACCTAGTGTGATTTAAAAACAGGAGCATAGGTCAGCCCAAAGGGCATAGTGGTGAACTCTTATGATCCACCATTCAGGCTCTTTTCGTAGGCTGGGCTGCAGGACTAGTCTGTCTGTGGGAAAGGAAATTCACTACTTGGCAACTGACCCAACTACAGGTCAACATTGTGGTTAGAGTTTTTTTCCAGCcttcaaaaaacaaaaaaaggtcCACACTTCCTTATTGCACATAATTACAGCCCAAAAAGAAAAGGCCCTGGTTTGGCTCAGCTTCACAGCCACTCCTGGgcctgtggagggagggagcaaagggggggggggggtggtcatAGGTCCTGAGAGGAGAACTATGGAACCAGGGAGATAAATAAACAAAGCTCCCATTGCAGAGCTGTTATTCCCAGTGCCAGAGCACTGACCCGCAGCTCCAGGCTAATTTCTGGAGGTAACAGCCCCTGCCACGCTCTTGTCAATGGACTCATTCACTCAGTATGAGTGGGTGCACCATAAAAATGTCCGCTTCAATTAGAGAACAAATGTCATGGGTCTTAACGATCAATGCACAGGAGCCTTAAGTGGAGAGATTGTAACTGGACACAGTGCTGTCGCAGCATTCctgacatttttatttatttatttgacctttatttaactaggcaagtcagttaagaacaaattcttattttcaatgacggcctaggaacagtgggttaactgcctgttcaggggcagaacgacagatttgtaccttgtcagctcggggatttgaaattgcaaccttccggttactagtccaacgctctaaccactaggctaccctgccaccccacatTAAAAAGTCATGGCAACTAATATATATTCTAAACAAACAAGTTATAGCCTACTTCATCTATGTCATTTTATGTTCATATGGAGATGATGAATGCAACTTTGTTACAACCTGAGGTGTGTTACTTTCCTGATCTGGTGTGTAGCTGCAGTAGGTAAAGTTCACAGCTTCTATAAATGAGAACCTGGAGGGTTGTAGGTCCAAGGTAACCCTATTTGTGGGGATCAGATATCATGATATATGGCCAGCACATTTTACTCTGATTGATAGAAAATAGAGGCCCACTACGCAGCCAGCCAGCCTTTCCCTCCATCAGTGCCCCGTGCCTAACACACCTTTCAACACGGCCAGTCCCCTAGATTAAACCAGCTGGTACATCTTCTGGTTTATGCCATCGACACGCCAAGGCCATTACCACGGTGAAAATCCCTATAAATCCCACAGTCTTCAATCAGAGCAGTCCTCTGCAGCGTCAGGCACCAGGCAGCAACACGGCTTGGAATGTCTAACTACCTCGCAGTCCAGCGAAATTTAAACAAATAAAGGGACTAATTGGCAGTGGACGCTCTGAGGCCTGCTGGCAGGGGCCCCAGTACTCCAGTGTGGCCacgtggtacacacacacacacgcacgctacCGTGCAAACACACATCTGCTGTGGGTCAAGGTACGACGACCGAATCATTCACTTCAATATTTGGGGCCAAGCACAATTGTGAACAAAGGAGTGTTGTCAAATCCTCAAAATCTGTGCTACACCTGAGAGCTTCAAGGCCTCATTCAACAACCCAACATTTCTAACTATCCAAGGAATATTTGAACATTGGAGTGAGTACAAGAAATCCTATTccaaatacactgagtatacaaaacatcaggaactctttccatgacatagactgaccaggtgaacccaggtgaaagctatgatcctttattgatgccccctgttaaatccacttcagtgtactgtagatgaaggggaggagacagtttaaagaaggattttcaagacaattgagacattgattgtgtatgtgtgccattcagagaagGCACAAAATATTTAAACTGGGTatggtaggtgccaggcacactggtttgagtgtgtcaagaactgcaaagctgctggggttttcacgctcaacagtttc is a genomic window containing:
- the tab2 gene encoding TGF-beta-activated kinase 1 and MAP3K7-binding protein 2 isoform X8, which translates into the protein MAQGSHQIDIRVLHDLRQKFPEVPEGVVSQCVLQNDNNLDACCEYLSQVSPGYLYSEGGNLSNNDDPSFIRLRNHMTQLNLGLQSQFQNVHAAPGRDGLRMNGSRTLSHSLSDGPLQTGQTPNSDFFQQEPQSAPVQAPSNLNVFAVMEPKRKPQPPQHLGLYQLGGKGQSMGHHGQQTPRFNPITVTLAPNIQTGRNTPTSLHIHGGPHTQSGLSSPQGNSIYIRPYVTQPGGTTRQSQQQQAGRAQYSPTSQPQQQIYQISHPTSLPGSRTGPSCQQHQHGSSHTSQHQSQGHQTSHVYMPISSPTNPQAPSILQAPSGGQASSSGASSSVMPSGMSSFSQYNIQNISTGPRKNQIEIKLESPQRSNSTTTTLRTSSSPRSNSSTSSSCPSSSSSVGAAPGTTTTPLSIGGPGLSRSQPTVYISASPPTAATTTPSDEAVMVPTGSRSQPKFYITANNDDGGGRNPPTVYISAQPPPHGSQGARNMGGQVSMGPAYIHHHPPKSRASMGGAGTATSPRVVVTQPNTKYTFKITVSPNKPPAVSPGVVSPTFEATNLLSLPSDHHFVEPEPHHLSDPLSAYRERPSEPRRLSMGSDDAAYTQALLVHQKARMDRLWHELELKKRTLEKLKEEVNEMENDLTRRRLERSNSQSQIPSIEEMQQLRCKNRILQIDIDLLTKEIDLQTRGPVPPKPKGTLRVESDQEEDEGTQWSCTACTFLNHPALNRCEQCEFPRHF
- the tab2 gene encoding TGF-beta-activated kinase 1 and MAP3K7-binding protein 2 isoform X6; this translates as MAQGSHQIDIRVLHDLRQKFPEVPEGVVSQCVLQNDNNLDACCEYLSQVSPGYLYSEGGNLSNNDDPSFIRLRNHMTQLNLGLQSQFQNVHAAPGRDGLRMNGSRTLSHSLSDGPLQTGQTPNSDFFQQEPQSAPVQAPSNLNVFAVMEPKRKPQPPQHLGLYQLGGKGQSMGHHGQQTPRFNPITVTLAPNIQTGRNTPTSLHIHGGPHTQSGLSSPQGNSIYIRPYVTQPGGTTRQSQQQQAGRAQYSPTSQPQQQIYQISHPTSLPGSRTGPSCQQHQHGSSHTSQHQSQGHQTSHVYMPISSPTNPQAPSILQAPSGGQASSSGASSSVMPSGMSSFSQYNIQNISTGPRKNQIEIKLESPQRSNSTTTTLRTSSSPRSNSSTSSSCPSSSSSVGAAPGTTTTPLSIGGPGLSRSQPTVYISASPPTAATTTPSDEAVMVPTGSRSQPKFYITANNDDGGGRNPPTVYISAQPPPHGSQGARNMGGQVSMGPAYIHHHPPKSRASMGGAGTATSPRVVVTQPNTKYTFKITVSPNKPPAVSPGVVSPTFEATNLLSLPSDHHFVEPEPHHLSDPLSAYRERPSEPRRLSMGSDDAAYTQALLVHQKARMDRLWHELELKKRTLEKLKEEVNEMENDLTRRRLERSNSQSQIPSIEEMQQLRCKNRILQIDIDLLTKEIDLQTRGPHFNPSAIHNFYDNIGFLGPVPPKPKGTLRVESDQEEDEGTQWSCTACTFLNHPALNRCEQCEFPRHF
- the tab2 gene encoding TGF-beta-activated kinase 1 and MAP3K7-binding protein 2 isoform X7 — its product is MAQGSHQIDIRVLHDLRQKFPEVPEGVVSQCVLQNDNNLDACCEYLSQVSPGYLYSEGGNLSNNDDPSFIRLRNHMTQLNLGLQSQFQNVHAAPGRDGLRMNGSRTLSHSLSDGPLQTGQTPNSDFFQQEPQSAPVQAPSNLNVFAVMEPKRKPQPPQHLGLYQLGGKGQSMGHHGQQTPRFNPITVTLAPNIQTGRNTPTSLHIHGGPHTQSGLSSPQGNSIYIRPYVTQPGGTTRQSQQQQAGRAQYSPTSQPQQQIYQISHPTSLPGSRTGPSCQQHQHGSSHTSQHQSQGHQTSHVYMPISSPTNPQAPSILQAPSGGQASSSGASSSVMPSGMSSFSQYNIQNISTGPRKNQIEIKLESPQRSNSTTTTLRTSSSPRSNSSTSSSCPSSSSSVGAAPGTTTTPLSIGGPGLSRSQPTVYISASPPTAATTTPSDEAVMVPTGSRSQPKFYITANNDDGGGRNPPTVYISAQPPPHGSQGARNMGGQVSMGPAYIHHHPPKSRASMGGAGTATSPRVVVTQPNTKYTFKITVSPNKPPAVSPGVVSPTFEATNLLSLPSDHHFVEPEPHHLSDPLSAYRERPSEPRRLSMGSDDAAYTQALLVHQKARMDRLWHELELKKRTLEKLKEEVNEMENDLTRRRLERSNSQSQIPSIEEMQQLRCKNRILQIDIDLLTKEIDLQTRGPHFNPSAIHNFYDNIGFLGPVPPKPKESDQEEDEGTQWSCTACTFLNHPALNRCEQCEFPRHF
- the tab2 gene encoding TGF-beta-activated kinase 1 and MAP3K7-binding protein 2 isoform X9, whose protein sequence is MAQGSHQIDIRVLHDLRQKFPEVPEGVVSQCVLQNDNNLDACCEYLSQVSPGYLYSEGGNLSNNDDPSFIRLRNHMTQLNLGLQSQFQNVHAAPGRDGLRMNGSRTLSHSLSDGPLQTGQTPNSDFFQQEPQSAPVQAPSNLNVFAVMEPKRKPQPPQHLGLYQLGGKGQSMGHHGQQTPRFNPITVTLAPNIQTGRNTPTSLHIHGGPHTQSGLSSPQGNSIYIRPYVTQPGGTTRQSQQQQAGRAQYSPTSQPQQQIYQISHPTSLPGSRTGPSCQQHQHGSSHTSQHQSQGHQTSHVYMPISSPTNPQAPSILQAPSGGQASSSGASSSVMPSGMSSFSQYNIQNISTGPRKNQIEIKLESPQRSNSTTTTLRTSSSPRSNSSTSSSCPSSSSSVGAAPGTTTTPLSIGGPGLSRSQPTVYISASPPTAATTTPSDEAVMVPTGSRSQPKFYITANNDDGGGRNPPTVYISAQPPPHGSQGARNMGGQVSMGPAYIHHHPPKSRASMGGAGTATSPRVVVTQPNTKYTFKITVSPNKPPAVSPGVVSPTFEATNLLSLPSDHHFVEPEPHHLSDPLSAYRERPSEPRRLSMGSDDAAYTQALLVHQKARMDRLWHELELKKRTLEKLKEEVNEMENDLTRRRLERSNSQSQIPSIEEMQQLRCKNRILQIDIDLLTKEIDLQTRGPVPPKPKESDQEEDEGTQWSCTACTFLNHPALNRCEQCEFPRHF
- the tab2 gene encoding TGF-beta-activated kinase 1 and MAP3K7-binding protein 2 isoform X12, which translates into the protein MAQGSHQIDIRVLHDLRQKFPEVPEGVVSQCVLQNDNNLDACCEYLSQVSPGYLYSEGGNLSNNDDPSFIRLRNHMTQLNLGLQSQFQNVHAAPGRDGLRMNGSRTLSHSLSDGPLQTGQTPNSDFFQQEPQSAPVQAPSNLNVFAVMEPKRKPQPPQHLGLYQLGGKGQSMGHHGQQTPRFNPITVTLAPNIQTGRNTPTSLHIHGGPHTQSGLSSPQGNSIYIRPYVTQPGGTTRQSQQQQAGRAQYSPTSQPQQQIYQISHPTSLPGSRTGPSCQQHQHGSSHTSQHQSQGHQTSHVYMPISSPTNPQAPSILQAPSGGQASSSGASSSVMPSGMSSFSQYNIQNISTGPRKNQIEIKLESPQRSNSTTTTLRTSSSPRSNSSTSSSCPSSSSSVGAAPGTTTTPLSIGGPGLSRSQPTVYISASPPTAATTTPSDEAVMVPTGSRSQPKFYITANNDDGGGRNPPTVYISAQPPPHGSQGARNMGGQVSMGPAYIHHHPPKSRASMGGAGTATSPRVVVTQPNTKYTFKITVSPNKPPAVSPGVVSPTFEATNLLSLPSDHHFVEPEPHHLSDPLSAYRERPSEPRRLSMGSDDAAYTQALLVHQKARMDRLWHELELKKRTLEKLKEEVNEMENDLTRRRLERSNSQSQIPSDPTLIPVQFITSMTTLDS